The window TTAAGGTCTATAAATTAGAACATATCAAGATTTATGTTTCCATAAGCACATATGtattctataaaaagaaaaccagaaatatgGTAGGGGTGAATTCAGCATGTGAGCATCGGGTACACGTTTAAATCAAGAAGCAAACTTTAATGAGTGGGAGTGCAAAACTGACTTACAAGGATCCAATATCACATGTCACTTTTACTAGCGCCATGTACAAATCTGATTCCTTTGGTCTTGTTTATCTAGTAAAGTGTGTTTTTCAATTCacaattttgtttataaatatacttatacGTACATATTTGTGTCACACCACAAATGCCTGAAGAGAGTGCcggtctttaaaaacaaaaaagtaagtaGATTAAATGTTCTTCTGAGCATGGATGGAGTTTTTCAAGCTTAGTAATTGGCAGCTTCTACGCCCATGCCTCTGTTGAAGCtattaaaaaagaatcatttccCAGAACTACAGGTGCACAACAGATTGGAGTCATTATGCAAAAGAACAGAAATCTGGAGAGAAACCCAGTGAATAAAAAAGCCATGTTCCTGGCCATCTTTTTGTCGTTAGCTCTCTGTTTTTCCGGCTCTATTTGTATATACAACGTGAAATCTGCAAAAATTATAATGGATTTGCAGTAAACTATTCAAGATTAGAAATGTATGCCTTGAACGCAACAAACTTCCAATAAGAACCCCACTGGAGGCAGAAAACAGTTAATGGCGCAACTTGCTctaatataaaagttaaattttatatagGGGAGTTCAAAGTTGGGAATGcattacatgattttttttttttttaactacacatTTCTTTCTGTTGGTTTTCTGAATTTCCCATCCTGTCCCCATTCAAGGGAATCACATTGAACCATACTGATGTGGTAAGTCTTTCAGCCCCTGGGCCACCTCACATACCTGACACCTTCATCTCAAAACCAGTCTGATCACCACCTTCTGGTCACCATCTATTGTTTCCAGAACCCTCCTCTAAGCAAGGGGTTTGAAAACTTACTGATGGCTTTGCCATCATGTTTTCATGATTCCAAAGTCAGTATCTTGTAAGTGTAAAGTGACTTTTCCTCAAATGTTCTCCCAAGTATCTTACCTTTCTTCTAGGtagaatgaaagaacaaatgaattgAAATCATTAAAAGGTGGCACATTTAAAAACTACTGTAACAGAGGAGAAAGatgtaaaaatgaagaagaagacagaggagggggaggaggaggaagagaaagaggaagaagaagaagaggaggaggaggaagaggaggaggaggtagaagaaagagaaggggaagaagaaagtcTAGAAACCAAACCTGGAGGAGCAGGGCTGTTTGCATGGGAAATGACACGTTGAAGCAGAGTGAAGTGAATCGCTTAGTTCCAAGATGAACAGAAATTTAGGCTAGACGATGTAGAAATGAATGAGACCACTCATGAGTGTAGGTCAATATTAAATTTGAAGGAGAAAGGCAATGGAGTAAGTAGGCTGGGAAGGGAAGCTGGGTGAAAGGAGGCGGGCAGAAACACAGTGCCAACATGTTAGCTAGATGGAGGGAAAGTGGAACAGCAAAGACAAGGGGAAAACTGGTCATCCACGTACTTTAAGCTGCTATTAAAACGTATGTCATTCTCGGGTTGATCATTCAGCATTTCACTATGACACTGACCCTAGCCAGGGACAATTGCATTCAAGAATGCATCCATCCTTCAGCTTGTGGGGCCAGGAGTTGTTACTGCTCTAGCAAGAGTGAAGCCTGTGTGCTTCTCTGTGCCATTCTTTCCCATTGGAGCTTTCCTAAAGAGTGGCAAGCAAggcttttgtgtttgtgtttgtttttttccagcagGCAATCTAGAACTCTGAGAGGAGAGGAAGTTGGAAAGTATTCTGAAAGCAAAAGTTGGAAGAGGGGCGTGTGGGAGCACTTGGAGGGGCGCTTCTGGCTGGGGCAGAATGAAGTTGGGAAGGTCTGGGGAGGAGTGAAAGGGCTGCCACAAAACTTGGTGAAAATGGAGGGGCGGGGGCTGCAAAACAGGACACCGGGCAAGGAAGAGAGAGCCCGCGCGAGAGGGACACAGGTCTGCCCCGAGACTGAGGCGGCCGTTCTCACCATTGTCCCCTGGTTTTCCGCCCGTGGAAGCATTATGAAACATTTCCTTCCTCTGTGTCATtgagcccctccctccctctttttcgaTGGAAGAGGCGGTTCAGCTTTTTCTTAGGGACCCAAGAGGTGGAAAGGCTCATCTTTGCTCTCGCTTTCATAACACGGATGCAGACTTTTCCCTTCCtggtgggaagaggagggaggggtcaGGGAAGCAAGCCAACTTCCCAATTTCCCCACTGCACTTTCTAGCCTCAGCGATCCCGCTGGTCCCCTGGAAAAGTGGGGTTCCTTCACGGTTCTGCCAGCCTGGCCTACGTTCTGCGGCAGCTATTAGGTAGAAGAAGGCCGACTGGGCGGGAGTTGATTATTTCTGGAATGAAGAAGAGAAAGCGCAAGTCCCTCCCTAGGCTCTAGGGAACTGAAACGCGTTCCAGATCACCTATTCCGGAAGTATGAGCCTGGTCCCCAAAGAGAAGTCTCTAAgtcaggggaggagaggggtggcGGTAAAGGTCAATGCGAACGCATTTTGAAACCTAGAGCCTGGGAAGTGTCCCCCAGACCCAGGCATGCTTTCTAGGGAGGCACTGACCAAACAAGCTTTCCCCGGGAAATGTTGGGGCGAAGAGAGAGCAAGCTGCACAAACCGGCCGTGGCAGGCcagggagatggagagatggggtggggtaTTTTTCTAGAAAGGGCAGTCCTGGCTCATCTCACAAACTGGGGAGTAAGGGGCTGCGGGAAGGGGTGACAAAGGGAGGAGGCACAGTGACAGCCCCCGGGCAGGGAAATCTTGGGAGAAGGGACTCAGCTCTCCACCCCCACCGTCCCTTCTGGGAACTGCAGCCCAGCGCGCGAACTGCGCTCCCGCACAAGGGCGGCGAGAAGGGAGGGTGGTCCCGGAAGCCCGCGAAAGCGAAGGCGCAGTGGAAGGGAGTACCTTCTCCCCGCATCAGCCCCAGACGCACAAAGTGCTGGTCACAGCGCCCCTCCTGCGTCTTCCGCCCCCAGACTGACGAGGCCGTGGCGCCCTGCCAGCGCGGAGGccgtcccctcccccgcccgggcCCGCGGCGCTGAGCGCGGTTTAGCACCGACTGAGTTTAGGGGGCGGTGTCTTTGGGATGGAAAGGCGGCCAAGAGGGAACGAGaagaggggggggagggaggtggagacgCAGTCGAGACTATAAAAGGGCGGCCCGGGCCGCCTGGTTCTTTGCACTCGCTGGAGAGCGGCTCCACGCCAGGGGCCACTGCAAAGCCAGGGCGCAGCAGAGTAGGGCCGAGAGGACCGAGTCTTGCGCAAAGCCAGCAGCCCTGCGGCCAAGGCGGAGACCGAAGAGGGGCTCCAGGCACCGATCCTCGCGTTGCCCGTTGCCCCCTGCCCCGGAGGCGTCCCAGGGCACTCCTCGTCCCTGCAAGCAGCCTCCCTGCCAGTCCCTGCTGCGCGGTGCCTCCAACTCTGCGCTAGAAGAAAAACTTCCCGCGCGCCCGCAGAACTGCAGCGCCTCTTTCCCAGTGACTCCGGGAGTCCTGTCCGCGGCCGGCTCTGCGCGCACTTTCAAAGAATAATAGTAACTGTAACAACCCAGAGTGAGGCTAGCGAGGCTCTGTGCTCCCGACCCGAACAATAGCCCCCTCGCTCCGTGCACTGCGGCGCGCGGTGCCTCCCAGGACTCGGGTGCAGCGACCGGTCCCCGCGGGGTTTCGAAGGCCCACAGGAGGCAGCGACATGGGGAACGCGGAGCCGGCGCGGCGGCCTCGGAGCTCACAGCCTGCGCCCGCGCTGCTACTGCTCGCGGCCGCTGCAGCGCTGCTGCTCCTGCCGGGCGCGCGCGGGCGCCCCGCAGAGGAAGACGAGGAGTTGGTGCAGCCCGCCTTGGAGCGCGCGCCGGGACACACGACCACGCACCTCCGCCTGGACGCCTTCGGTCGGCAGCTGCACCTGGAGCTGCAGCCCGACCGCGGCTTCCTGGCGCCGGGTTTCACGCTGCAGACCGTGGGGCGCAGGCCCGGGCCCGACGCGCTGCGTCCGGACACCGCCGGCGACCTGGCGCACTGCTTCTACTCCGGCACGGTGAACGGCGATTCCGGCTCGGCCGCCGCTCTCAGCCTCTGCGAGGGCGTGCGCGGCGCCTTCTACCTGCAGGGCGAGGAGTACTTCATCCAGCCCGCGCCCGTCGCCGCCACCGTGCGTCTCGCCCCctctgccgccgccgccggggaGGAGCCGCCGGAGCGGCCCCAGTTCCATCTCCTGCGGCGgaggcggcggggcggcggcggcgccaaGTGCGGGGTCACGGACGACGAGACCCGGATCGCGAGGGGCGCGGCCCGGGAGGGCGAGGACGCCCAGGCGCAGTGGCCGCGGCGGGATCCGGCGCCGCAGCGGGCGGGACAGCCGACAGGTATGGATCCCTGAAGAGTTGCTCTCACTTGTCTCCATtcatccccctctccccactgtctCTGTGCGGCGCGTGTTGAGGGTGAACTCCTGTGCGCAGGCGGGCACATATGTCTGCGGACAGGACGGAGGCCAGGTGTGGAAGAATGTGGCTTGCGGTTTGGGTTGTCGAACTCAGCCCATCCTGCTAGAACAGAATCCCGTTTGGCCGAATAACGAATGATcaagagaagacagacaaatcAGCGATTTTCTGCTAAGGCGCAGCGTTTcgacagggaagggaagagttGGTAACCCTACTCCTTCCACCTTAGTTTAGTGTGCGCGCGTATGACTTCTTGCCGTCCTGTTAGTTTCTTTTTAACGCCGGTGCATGTGTTCTTCGGTCGGGTTGCAGCTTGGCGCTTAGGTCCGTAGGTGCTGCCTGTGCGCGCTCCTGCGCCCAGAGGAGGGCGGAGATGGCGGGCGGAGGAGCGACGGCAACCTCGCGGAGCGCACCCCGCGAGCCTGTACAGGATCCCAGCCTGCGCCAGGATTTCTGTTCCGCTGGCCTCCGCCTGCGCCCCTTTCCCCCTTAAGAGGCTGACCCCGACCGGCTGGCGGCGGCGGGGCCCCTCTGCAGAACCTGCCTGGGAGGTCTTTGCCCAGCCGGCCCCGCCTCTCCGCGCCTCCCACCCGGCCTCCCAGTTTGCGCTCCCTCTCGCGGCCAAAATTCTGCTCTCAAGCTCGGTTGAGCGTTGGTCACTGCTCATCTTTCCTGCAACGCCTCGCTCTGACTCTTTCAGTGGTGTGCGGTGCTTACTGTCCTGTCCTCTTCATGCTATCACTTTGGTGCCTTTTTTCGTCCTTAACTTTCTCACGTGTCTTGTTTTCGGATGTTCCTCTTTTCCCCCTGGACATCTGCTCCTTGAAGCCCTTACAGGGTCAGCGTCCAGTTAGGGCTCCCCTGGGGGCTGGGTTTTCAGTCAAGAGACAGAGGGCTCTCTTCTGCATAATCAAACGTGGCCCCACAGCTCAAGGCAGGAACTTTAGTTCCCTGGGGCAGTGGGAGTAGGGCAGTAGGCTGCTGGGCAGAGTGTGTGGTCCTTGTGCCCGGATTTGGCAAGAGCAGAACACCCCCAGGGACCCCTGGaatgagagagcagagcaggctgAGATTCCTTCAGGCCCGGCCCCTTGGCagaggccccagccctgccctgggccttcCACGTGGAGTCGGATGATCTCATTCAGGATTTGAGTCCTGGCCTGTGAAAGAGTGACTCAGGGGCTCTGCGGGCTGCCCTTGCTCCAAGCTTTTACTACAGCTGGGTAGGATGATGAGCATACTGCCTTGTTCAGCTTATAGGATTTCAAAGAGGACAAAAGAAATCctcctcaccaaaaaaaaaaattaaaaaaaaaaaaaaaggccgaaCCCTCACTGACTCACATGGTTTTTATATTTcaagtagagagaaaaaaaataataataaagggaaaaaaaaaaactttaaaaataacactcTCAGTGAAAAGAGGtgcaaatatttttgttattgttgttccaGGTATATTTTTGGCTTATTTGCTCTGACGGGTTAGGCTTTCCTTATATACTCTGGGCAGGTCACTACTCGTGGCAAGACTGCCCCTGAGCAAACGATCCTTTTTGTCTCTTGACAGGAGCTGGAAGCGTAAGAAAGAAGCGGTTTGTGTCCAGCCACCGCTATGTGGAGACCATGCTCGTGGCCGACCAGTCCATGGCCGAGTTTCACGGCAGCGGCCTGAAGCACTACCTGCTTACCTTGTTCTCGGTGGCAGCCAGACTGTACAAACACCCCAGCATCCGGAATTCAGTGAGCCTGGTGGTAGTGAAGATCCTGGTCATCTACGAGGAGCAGAAGGGGCCAGAGGTGACCTCCAACGCCGCCCTCACTCTACGGAACTTCTGCCACTGGCAGAAGCAGCACAACCCGCCCGGTGACCGGGATGGAGAGCACTATGACACGGCGATTCTCTTCACCAGACAGGTGAGAGCAAGACCCTGCAGATCAGGACTGGCCTCGGGGGAGGCCGCTGTATCACAAGCAAACGCTCACAAGGCATTTCCCCAGTGTTTTTtgcacttccttttctttttttttttttttaattggctagCCTGGTCCCTTTTCCTTAGGTCttccttaattttaatatctCAAGTCTCACAGTCCTGTTTGAATAGCGTTagagaaaaatcttaattaaagTCGCCCAGAGTGGTCCCAAAAGGACAGCTCAGCAACAGTGAGTGGAAATGCTCCCAAACAAATGTGGAGATACATGTTGCCGAAAGGTTAGGTCCCAAGGTTCGTGCTCTCTGTCCCTATGAGTCAGGACCCCTCTGTTCCTTTTAGGACCTGTGTGGGGCCCAGACGTGTGACACTCTTGGGATGGCTGATGTTGGAACCATATGTGATCCCAGCCGAAGCTGCTCAGTCATAGAAGATGATGGCTTGCAAGCCGCCTTCACCACAGCTCATGAACTAGGTGAGTCCATTTCAGGGTaggagtggagtctgcttcacgAGTTCTCAGACCAATAAACCGTGTGCTCATTGAATGGGGTCGGGGGGAGCTGGCAGGTTATATTGCTATTTTAGATTCCAGAGCTTTCTAGAAACTGcgggaagcatttttttttttccactattcTAAACACGGCCAACCTTATTGGGATTCAAAATAACATAGGAGGGGCTCTGGACCTTTGGAAATTCACATATTTGTTTGCACCTTGTGAAAAACAGGCACATCGTGTCCAAACTAATTCGTTTCTTCTAGAAATATCACTTTGAGACAGATGAATCCCCGATAGGGGAAAAAATGCTGCAAATGACCAATATTTTGATGTGGGTTTCGGGTTGCTCCTTAGGCCACGTGTTTAACATGCCCCATGATGATGCAAAGCAGTGTGCCAGCATTAATGGCATTGACCAGAATTCCCACATGATGGCGTCAATGCTTTCCAACTTGAACCACAGCCAGCCTTGGTCTCCCTGCAGTGCCTACATGATTACATCATTTCTGGATAACGGTCATGGTAAGATGCTTGAGCGCCTCTTTCTAGATGTAATCCAGCTTCCACATGGAAGGTTCTAGTTAAACcagctctttctctccttttttgttctttttatttctcctccttccaaATTACTCTCATTGTCAAGAGCATATGTTTTTAGATCTCAATTCCCAGTAACAGGTAATTCTTCTGGCCGAGTAGCTCCTAATGTACATTAACTTGAGTTTTTTAGCAGAACAATAACTTACCATCACTGTTAACGCAGAAATACCCCTTTGAGGACAATCTTTTACAAATCATTTAAAACCTCTCTGGCATTTTCCCCAGAAGCTCTCGTGTTCAGATCACTCTGCTATATCTCATGTCCTGTGATACCTATCTTCTGAAACTGATCTGCCTTCGCtgtgttttcctttcctgctttatgATACGAGTTGGCATTTCCTTTGCAGGGGAATGTCTGATGGACAAGCCCCAGAGCCCCATCCAGCTCCCCTCGGATCTCCCCGGGACCTTGTATGATGCCACCCGGCAGTGCCAGTTTACCTTTGGGGAGGACTCCAAGCACTGCCTGGATGCAGCCAGCACGTGCATGACCCTCTGGTGCACAGGCACGTCTGGCGGGCTGCTGGTGTGTCAGACCAAACACTTCCCCTGGGCAGACGGCACCAGCTGTGGGGAAGGCAGATGGTGTATCAACGGCAAGTGTGTCAACAAGACGGACAAGATGCACTTCCATGTGAGTTTTTCTATCGCAACACGTGCACACtcctttaaaattcagaattggAAGGAGCAAAGTGATGCTAGAGCATCGGATGCCACCATAAACATCCCTGTCTGTGGCTTTGATGGTTCTTTTTACAGCTGATTCCTTatcccttatttttcttttttatttcctaaaaagaCCTCTGTAGAGAGTTCTAATGTTGATCGCTTGTGTCCCCGTTTAGACTCCTGTTCATGGAAGCTGGGGACCATGGGGACCCTGGGGAGAATGTTCGAGAACGTGTGGTGGAGGAGTTCAGTACACAATGAGGGAATGTGACAACCCAGTCCCCAAAAATGGAGGGAAGTACTGTGAAGGCAAGCGCGTGCGCTATAGGTCGTGTAACATTGAGGACTGTCCAGACAACAATGGTGAGTAGACACGGGCCAAAAACCATGTGGCCACAAGCCAGCAGATAAGGGTTGAAAACTGATGATGTCATTGTATCCTTTTCTTTCCAGGAAAAACCTTTAGAGAGGAACAATGTGAGGCACACAATGAGTTTTCTAAAGTCTCCTTTGGGAGTGGGCCCGCAGTGGAGTGGACACCCAAGTATGCTGGAGTCTCGCCCAAGGACAGATGCAAGCTCATCTGTCAAGCCAAAGGCATTGGCTTCTTCTTCGTTTTGCAGCCCAAGGTAGTTACTTTCACTCATACTCTTGCCTAAGAAACGAGGGCTGGAATTGTGACTTTTTCACACAACCTATGACGCAGTTTCATTAGTTTATATATTAACGTGTTCCATTTCCAATCGGATCTCCTTGTCTTCTAGATACATTGGCAGCTGCCCACTTTGAGTGTACTGTCGTTgtcagttatgaataaagctagaATCCAGCACTCAGGATTCTTATCATTGCTTGTTATTACTCTGATATACAAAGAAAAGCCCATTATGGTTAGATAAATTCACATGGCAGCCACCCAGTGGTTTTGGGAAATAGCTTAAGCAAGGACCAAAGTACTAACTGGTGATTGGCAGTAGCATGTGCAAATGGACTTATTAAAATGAAGTCTGAGCGTCGGTAACTCTTGTGTTTGAGGACATATATTGAACTAGAAAAAGCATCATTTTGCTCTTTTGCCGAGGGGATAAATCTGGTTCTGaggtaaaaaaaggaaatgaattttggTTGAGGTTGTCATGTGCCGTAATCACCGTAGGCTATGAAAATACTTCCCGGCTGCagatttaacatataatattcaGCATCTACGATTGCCGGATATTATTTTAGGCACCGAGCAGACCGCAGGAAACAAAGTGACAAGCTCTGCTTTCATTGACCTTACCTAGAAGTGAGATAGGTCAATAAACAAATCATCAAaacaatttataatattttcagaCGTCTGCATCTACTGGGGGAAAAAGTCACCAAGATGGGTAGTACGTGACAGACGTCAAGTTCTGTTTTAACTATGATGGTCGGGAAGGCAGAGACATTACGTTAACGAGAGAAACTTTCCTAATTATCAGGGCATCATCTCTTTCCTGTGTTAACGTGTGACACCAGATGTATTGCTCTTCCCTTCTTCAGGTGGTTGACGGGACCCCGTGTAGCCCAGATTCCACCTCCGTCTGCGTGCAGGGACAGTGTGTAAAAGCTGGTTGCGATCGTATCATAGACTCCAAAAAGAAGTTTGATAAATGTGGCATCTGTGGAGGAAACGGATCTACGTGCAAGAAAACATCAGGCTCGGTGACCAGTGCAAAGTGAGTTTTAAAACGTTGTACTCCCAAAGATATTATTTAGATGTGATCTTACGAGTCTGGTAAAAATCACACGCTCGATGATGAGCACGGTTTCAGGCTAAGTAACGGAATTAGCTAAGGGACTGAGACAGCCTTCTGTCTGTTTTTTCTGGCCCGCAGACCTGGATATCACGATATCGTCACAATTCCGGCTGGAGCCACGAACATCGAAGTGAAGCAGCGGAATCACCGGGGATCCAGGAATAACGGGAGCTATCTCGCCATCAGAGCGGCCGATGGCACCTATATCCTGAATGGCGACTTCACTCTGTCCACTTTAGAGCAAGACATCACCTACAAAGGGACCGTCCTGAGGTACAGTGGTTCCTCCGCCTCGTTGGAAAGAATCCGCAGCTTCAGCCCTCTCAAAGAGCCCATAACCATCCAGGTCCTCACAGTGGGCAATGCCCTCCGCCCCAAAATCAAGTACACCTATTttgtgaagaagaagaaggaatctTTCAACGCCATCCCTACTTTCTCCGAATGGGTCATCGAAGAGTGGGGCGAGTGCTCCAAGTCGTGCGGACGGGGCTGGCAGCGGAGACTGGTGGAGTGCCGGGACATTAACGGGCAGCCCGCCTCCGAGTGCGCCAAGGAAGTGAAGCCGGCCAGCACCAGACCCTGCGCggacctgccctgcccccactggcAGCTAGGGGATTGGTCCCCATGTTCCAAGACCTGCGGGAAGGGTTACAAAAAGAGAACCTTGCAGTGTCTGTCCCACGATGGGGGGGTCTTGTCTCACGAGAGCTGTGATCCTTTGAAGAAACCGAAGCATTACATAGATTTTTGTATGATGGCAGAATGTAGTTAAGCAGCGTCGGTGTTGAGGGAAGGACGAGGTGTGGAAGGGCTGATGCACTGAAATCAAGAAGGCTGGAGGGATCCAGTGTACCTTGCCAGTGAGCGACAAGGAGTGTCGAGGAGTTGGGAGGGTAGAGGTAGGTAGAGAAGAAGTTAGATCGTCAGAATATCCTGCCGGTTACAAATCTGATAGGGTAGTTAATGAGGGTTATTAATCTCTGAGCAATGATAGAGCATGATAAAGCCCCAgggcattattattattccttttgttACATCTatgacaagttttaaaaaaaaaatagaaacgaTTGTCACACTTAGTTTAAGGAGTATACAATCCCTGTTTTGTGGTACTGATTAAATACTTTGTATCAGGCGGTTTGGGGAAtggaaagcaggagagagaagagattttttttagtttcagacaGGGCTTACTTTACCTCACTAACAACGGAGGGAGGAAAGGGGTACAAATAGCATCTTTAACCAGCACTGATTATGGCTGCTACCATTTCGGAGAATGTTTCTGCCATCTTTTCTACCCAGAGGTAAGAATTCAAGACTGTCCACCGTGAGAGAAATACTTAACAACCTCAGATGACTCAAGTGAACTCCATCTTTACTTTCTTGTGCCCTTGTTGTGTCTTTATTCGTGATTTCATTTTGACAAATAATTCCACGTGTTTGTAGAAATGCAGGAAGTCTACAAGGGTTAAAAAAGCAGCAATGAATCAGATGCTCGGAAAAGCCAGACGAGGCAAGATGGGCTCAGTACCtcctattttctttcctctgtatgTAAGCCTACTTTAGGAATgcggatgttaaaaaaaaaacaaaaaaaaaacattcatgtCTCAAGAAAGACCGGGTGATCATACAAAAAGGATGTAATGCCAGTATAAGAACGGGGTGTGTAGAATGGGATCCCCAGTGTTTGGGGACATGGAGATCACTTGTCTCACAGTGGGGAGGCTACTGAGGGGTAGCAGGTCCATCCCCAGCAGCTGGTCCAACAGTCATATCCTGGTGAATGTCTGTTCAGCTCTTCTACTATGAAAgagaatatgactttttttttccatatgtataTAGTAAAATATGTTACTATAAATCCTACATACTTTATAAGTATTTGTGTGTTCCTTCTAAGAAGGACTATAGTTTGTAATAAATGCCtataataacatatttatttttatacatttctttctaaTGATAAAACTTTTAAGTTATATCGCTTTTGTAAAAGGGCATATAAAAATAGAGTATTTATACAATATATgttactagaaataataaaagaacactttttgaatgtgtgtgtcttttttttttaaatgggaattaATTCTTGGGAAGGAAATCTGAGACACAAATACTGAATTTGAAGActgaataattttcttaaattctatagaAATAAGGTTTCATtctaattaaatgtattttatgtatccTTAATGTATGTGATTGCtaccaaaaaagaaatctattataTCTTCTGTGATAGATTTTGTTAAACGTACAACAATggttggcaaatgttttctgtgaagagccagatagtaaatatttttggctttgttggCCAGAtcatctctgtcacaactacttaCCTGTGCTGttgtagcatgaaaacagccatagacaatacatcaATGAATGGGCATGGtggtgttctaataaaactttatttacaaaaactggGCCATATTCGTTCTGTGGGCAGTTTGCCAACTTTGGACATATAACACAAATGAGAAAAGGTGGGGTTCCGGATGCATTTTGAACTTGTGTCTCTTCGATTATATCATGTGAGTAAAATTTGTGAAAGCATTGAAGGTACTGAGTAGAATATAACGCCTCATAAATAACATTTGGGGATAGACCTACATCATGAGCCCAGCCGTCTGAATGTTCTACTTGCTCTTCAGGAACATGAGGTGTTTGGAGAAACCCTGGAACACTCTGGGTGGCCTTCCATAAATCACTGTAATTTAAATACTAAAGGGTACATCAATGATTTTAAACATTGAGATCGCTTCCAAAGTAACTACATTTCTCTCAGGAAATAGCTTATTTACTAGAAGACTCGGATTATGTGGTTAAACCACAGACAACTCCCATGTtacattttcatcctttttttcacCCTTCTTAGTTTTCTCAAGTAATTCTATATAACATGCTAATTTCAGATTGAGATGATCATTTCTAATTTGCCCTCAGAATTACTCAAAGCATTGTTCCCCTGAACAGTTGAATATAAGATTCTCCAGGTGCATAGGTCAGaaagtggggcaggggaggggagagccatGTTAGTCTCCGGCTTAGTTTTTTCCTACCTACTGGCCACTGAACTGACAGGTGAAAGTCAAGTAAGTCTTACCCTG of the Halichoerus grypus chromosome 1, mHalGry1.hap1.1, whole genome shotgun sequence genome contains:
- the ADAMTS1 gene encoding A disintegrin and metalloproteinase with thrombospondin motifs 1, giving the protein MGNAEPARRPRSSQPAPALLLLAAAAALLLLPGARGRPAEEDEELVQPALERAPGHTTTHLRLDAFGRQLHLELQPDRGFLAPGFTLQTVGRRPGPDALRPDTAGDLAHCFYSGTVNGDSGSAAALSLCEGVRGAFYLQGEEYFIQPAPVAATVRLAPSAAAAGEEPPERPQFHLLRRRRRGGGGAKCGVTDDETRIARGAAREGEDAQAQWPRRDPAPQRAGQPTGAGSVRKKRFVSSHRYVETMLVADQSMAEFHGSGLKHYLLTLFSVAARLYKHPSIRNSVSLVVVKILVIYEEQKGPEVTSNAALTLRNFCHWQKQHNPPGDRDGEHYDTAILFTRQDLCGAQTCDTLGMADVGTICDPSRSCSVIEDDGLQAAFTTAHELGHVFNMPHDDAKQCASINGIDQNSHMMASMLSNLNHSQPWSPCSAYMITSFLDNGHGECLMDKPQSPIQLPSDLPGTLYDATRQCQFTFGEDSKHCLDAASTCMTLWCTGTSGGLLVCQTKHFPWADGTSCGEGRWCINGKCVNKTDKMHFHTPVHGSWGPWGPWGECSRTCGGGVQYTMRECDNPVPKNGGKYCEGKRVRYRSCNIEDCPDNNGKTFREEQCEAHNEFSKVSFGSGPAVEWTPKYAGVSPKDRCKLICQAKGIGFFFVLQPKVVDGTPCSPDSTSVCVQGQCVKAGCDRIIDSKKKFDKCGICGGNGSTCKKTSGSVTSAKPGYHDIVTIPAGATNIEVKQRNHRGSRNNGSYLAIRAADGTYILNGDFTLSTLEQDITYKGTVLRYSGSSASLERIRSFSPLKEPITIQVLTVGNALRPKIKYTYFVKKKKESFNAIPTFSEWVIEEWGECSKSCGRGWQRRLVECRDINGQPASECAKEVKPASTRPCADLPCPHWQLGDWSPCSKTCGKGYKKRTLQCLSHDGGVLSHESCDPLKKPKHYIDFCMMAECS